AGTTACTGATTgcttaatttattatttttggctGACCTTTGTTCTATCATCCGTTATGCAATCAACTAGAACTCCGTAAAGCTGAGCCATATCAGACCAGCTGAATTTCTCCTTTGCTGCAGCCAACAAATGCGAGACGCACTTCAGACCCGGAACAATCCCATTGGGACCAACCGACTTGACCCGAAGAATCCGAATCAAAAGGTCCGACAAGTAACCAAATTTCTTCCTCAGAACCGCGTTATTAGACTTCCCAGTGACGACAGACAAAATCGTAATTAGGGCATCAACGAGGTGGCCGGGAGTTTCCGTTTCGGATGCCGAAGAGAGGCGGTGGAGAGAAGAACAGGTGGCGCCGAAGTACGAGAGGGGTTTGAGCGGGAGATTTTGTTCCTTTAACTCCAGCGTCATTGCACCGATGGCCGTGCATACGTGGAGGTGATGCTCGTTTGCAGCGTCGCCGAACTGTGAGAGAATTTCAGCGCATACGTCATCGTGTGGGAATTGGGGGTCCTCCATTTCAATGCCTCCCATTGTTAGGGAGTGAGAAACCCCAGCCGGCCAGCAGGTGACGGAGGCAGTGGCGCTAGGGTTTTAGGTGGAAATGGGTTTAACAGAACATATTATTAACATTATAGTATATTATTATTTCGtttaaaagaaatggaaataaggtAAATTACATGACTGCCCCTTAGGTCTGACATAACCACAATAGCGTCCCAAGTAGTTCTTAGCCTGATTTTACAttttatttcatgcatttaccaaaagaagaaaacaaacgaaaatttcatttcatgtgATAAGACCTCCTTTGCTTGCTTGTCTAAGAATGGAATACGTGTGTTTGTGATTAACAAAAATGTCGTTTTCATGTAATTTTAGCATtcaatttgtttggatagagtattatttgaaatattatttggaataattactgtaacactttttgtgatgtgatgtgatgtatgcgagataaaaagatgattggcaatataaaaatataagttggaaatgtatttatgatgcaagcgaactattatttgaaataataatgggtttgtttggatagggtattatttgaaatattatttggaataattactgtagcattttttatgatgtgatgtatgtgagataaaaagatgattggaaatataaaaagatgggttggaaaatgtatttatgatgcaagtgaaatattatttgggataagttttgtatccaaacactcccattaatgctatccaaacactactactccctccgtcccactttgatagtcttgttttcctttttcgtctgtcccaaattatagtccactttcccattaaaaaatgtagtaatctttcaaattgtctaaaatacccttattaaatatcttgttattaatacattgttattaaatactaacccactacattgaatacattgagtttTTCCAATACATtgtaactgatattaattggcactcttcgtgattagcataagggtattttaggaaattattaatcgaaatttatgtttccaaccaaattaattacactttcttaatctgtgtgaaaaaaaaaccaagactaacaaaacgggacggaaGGAGTACTATTTTGGAATTCTTAACGAAGTCGAGACTAAACAATTTTAATATTACTTTTGAAATTCTTAATGCAGTCAAGATCATTAATCATAACTTTATGTACAGCGACAAATATTTGCGGAAAATAAAACACTTGGAAAAACTCTCTGTTACTAATTTGCGGATCGTAGGGAATTTCTGTAATTAAAAATTGGTTGGAAGTACTTAAAAAACAATAACATATTATTGGTTGTCGTATAAAAATTCCAAGGAGCATTAGCTTCAATGTAAACATTTTGAACAGGAATAACTTAAAAGATGTTAGAAGGAAGTGAAGTAACTTAAAACAAGTCAAAAGTTCCTTCACATCAAGAAAACAGTTTCTGATTTTGAGAGTTCCTTAACTAAAAGATGCTATACACTAGTCTTTTATTTAAGACAATCGATTGATGTTGCTGTGCCAATTAGGTTTGAAATGAATTAGTGCTGCGTGAGTAAGAaaatatcatcatcatcatcatcattcgTAGCTTTGATATGATGAAATTGTTGATTTTATCAGTCCTCCGTGCTGCAGATGGTAGAACAAACTCGTTTGCTCGTTTCCAAGACCCCAAACCCAAAACTTTTTGGATTCCTGAGTTGTTTGGTTAGATGCATTTCCAGATTTTCTTTTGAAGGCTGGTTCCTTTGATATGAATGAATATTACAGACAGCATCTGgtatcttccttttcttttcttaaaatccTGATTAATTAGTTCAGACCCTGCGGGGCAAACTATGCGCATGCATTGCTTTCGGCATCTGCAGTTGTGCGTCATACCAGAACACACTTTTTCCTAGTAGTAATAATTATGGCGAGTGGGCATGAGACAGGCGCATTTATGAGACAAGGATTTATTGAGCTGAAATATTTAACTCCTCACATTTGTCCTCATTCTTGAATAATCCGAAGCCTGAATATTGCGCAACTAGACTATTATTACTAATACGATTTTCCCTAAATCCAGCTAATAGAGACAATTAATCCTTAGAATGCCTGTGCTAAAACAGACGGTAATCGTGATGCTTAAGAACAAGTGGTGGGGTTCTCCGGTCATGGCATCCCATCATGCTGTTGGCTGATCATTTCGGCATCAATATGCCATGTACGTACAGCTGCTACTGCTATGCCAAGATTCAAGAGAGCAGGAAACGATTTCTTTCAAACTACGAAAATGAATGACTCACCAGATACTTTTGTCATACAGGATTCATGGGCAGTAGTCAAATCAATTTAAAAACTATTGCAAAAtctgcttctttttcttcattcaatgagaaaagaagaaagaaagaaagaaaggtaaCAATAATATGCAAAAAGAAGTTGTACAACCACTACTTtgaccaaaaaacaaaagattaataaTTTAACACTCTCCAATCAGCGAACACAAATTCATACAGACCTGATAAAAACTCAGAAAATCCATTGTCATCATGTGACAAAAAGGTTCATATTTATATATAAGTTACAGAAAAGCATGGTACTACGTACTAGgcatctcttttcttttcttttcttttcttcacctTTTTCTTGAAGGTTGTAATTCCAAGATTGATTAACCACGGGATCCATCAAGACGGTTGATGAGGTAGAGAGCATTACTAGTAACTTTAGCAACATTGGTGATGGCCCTTTTGACATCAGACCTGACCTGAGCATCAATCTCCCTGAATCCATCCAGACAAGTATCTTCATAAGTCAAGGCAGCGCTCACCCAGGTCTCTGCATTGCTCAAATGCCACTTGAATTCGCTGCCCAGGCGGAGATTTTGGAGCTCTGAAAGAGTCTTGGTGAGTTCATAAACAGACTCACTCATTTGTTGTATGCAGTCACCTAAAGCCCCCCGCTCTCTCTTGTTGTGGCCTTTGAGTCGTGCAAGGAAGTTGGAGGCTTTGTGAGATCGAGAAATGCTGACCTTGACTGCTGCCTGGGCTAAGCCCCGGAGGCTGTTGGCCTGGCCGGAGTAGGAGGAGAGGGTTCTGAGGCAGATGTTGGGGTAGCTGGCATGGGCACATGATGCATGGACGAGGTCTTTGGGGGTTTTTGAGGCGGTGGAGGAGAGGAGGAGGACGAAGAGGGAGAGGAGGAAAGAGAAAGGCAAAGCCATTCTCGGACGGAGTATCTCAGTGTCTTGTTACTTACCTGTTGGTTTCTTTTTCTAAGGTAGGTTTGGGGTGGGAAAGGATAGTTCAATCGTTGGCAGCTAGGTACATGGACAGTGTGTTGTGTGGGCTTTGAGGGTGAGAAAGAGGGAAGTTATTGGTTTTATTTTGTAGGGATAGGTGAGTTTAGACTAGAAAGAGGTTGTTTAGTATATGGTCTCGAAGttggagaaaattaaaatatgagaatgTCCTTAGCTATGGTGGTGATCTTTCGGGCTTTGAAAGAATACAAAATGTTTTGGTCAGGTTCACAATCTGGTTACTATATATTTTTGCCTACGAGTAAAAAACGTTGATTACATATATTCATCGTAAAAACAAATGGACCGCCCCATAGAGGAGTTAATGCGCCGCAGGCAAGGCAGCAGTGGCAGCTACACAATTGTCCAACATTAATTCCACCACCTAATTAAATTTACCAGCCATGCATAGTTTGCTTCACCAGGCAAGGTGCCCTAAAATCACTGGTCAGCCGTAAAATCACTGGTTGCATGATGATGAACTTTCACTACTATTACTAGAATCCATAATAGTAGAAATAATACTCCCTCtatcccactttgatagtcctgtatttctttttcatctgtcccaaattatagtccacttttcaattgaaaaatataattatattttaatttttctaaaatacccttattcaatgtaagtagttattactataaacctaccccatttaatgaaagttgattctttttttaccatcaattcaagctcccataaagttgtaccatatttaatgtgagggtattttagaaaaatagaatctaaatttattttttcaacaaaattaactactttttcttaaactgtgtgaaaaaaagaaCAGGACtgtcaaagtgggacggaggaagtataaataaattattccctccgtcccattttgatagtcttgttttcctttttcatctgtcccaaattgcaGTCCATTTTCTAAttaaagaatgtagttgtattttaattttcctaaaatacctttATTCAATATAAAttattgttactataaacctaccccatttaatgagagttgattcttttttttactatcaattcaagttcccataaagttctATTCTAATTAATGTGaaggtattttagaaaaataactaGTTAAATTAATTGTTCTaataaagttaactacttttttttaaactatgtgaaaaaaaaagaacaggaCTATCAAACTATCAAAGTTGGACGGAGGGAGTCCAATTCAAACTATCTCACAAGTATTGCAAATCACTACTCAATGCCAGTGCTTGCTGCAAGCTAACCGATGATAGCGATTTCCTCCTCACACAAATTGtgagaaaattaaaaaagttaTCTTGTCTGCAATTGACGGGATAAGTCGGACAATTTCTTGATGTTCTTAATGAAGTGCTTTTCGCAGTTTTGCTATAAtgcctttcattttcttttgattcgttCTTCCCGACCTGATGGAGTTataatctagtactattcaaatgggcccttttttcttttgttttctttttgttgcgCTACTCCCATGACATGGACAGCGATTCACGGCTTCCAGAAATTATGTAGTGATTGGCCAGCAACAAGCATGGACACGAAATCAAACCCTCTCATCCCTCCCGTTCAAGCTTTGAATTTGTGCATCCTTACCAATCAATTACTCCTAATCAAGTCTCAAATGGTCACCAAAACACCTCAAAAACCAACCAATTAAGGGAATGGACGAAGTCATGTTTGATTCGGAGTTAAACACCAGTTTGCAACTGTTCTTGATATTTGGTTCTCAGCCGCAGTTGGAAAACAAATGGTACGACAAAGGGCTCCATGCCAAGTCAAATAATTGGACGAAACCTCAAGGAATCATGTGATCTAAACGTTGTATTTCTCCTTCGAAAGCACTGCGCTTTTGTTGGAGGGTAGCAGAGCACGGCATGTGCTTGCTGCAGGACATTACAGGTTTGAAAGGGCCCAGACTCCTCGCTGTGCATGGGCTATGATTTGTGTGTGAATGCTAAAGCCATTTATTTGAAAGAGTTTACACGTCACTTATCAGCTGCGTTGAACAACTCGTGATGCCTCCGTATTCAATATGCACTTTGACCGTCTCTCTTGATCAATCCTTATCTCGTTAAACCTGAACCCCTTCCcgacgacaaaaaaaaaaataaatattgcaATTGCACCAAGAGAATAGAAGCTGCCCACAACATCTTTGTGCTGGTTGTACCTAGGAAAAAAGAAGCTACACCAATTCTATGAAAGAGatcaaattttctttcttccttgcgtCTGTctacttcttcttctcttctttttatTTGCAAGACGAGCTTCGACTTCGAAAAGTTCTAACCCAATGACTGCCCCGGTTTAAGCAAATTATCGCGCACCAGCAGGATGTAATCCCATGAAAATAATTGAGTCAGTGGTTACTCAAGAGTCAAAACTTGGTCACTAGTGTTGTTAATCGAGAGCCGAGTGGAACCGAGTATTTGACTGTCGAGTTTAAATCGAGTTAGGTTCGAGCTCGCTCGACTAGGCTGACGAGTTTTGAAATATATTCGAATTCGACTCATCAAATGGGACATATGACTCGAGTTCGatctcgagctcggctcgtttatcacaaacgagtcgagttttcatgagttcgaactcgaactcATATAAATTAATCACAATAAAAAcctatatttttcaatttttattcttttaaattgtGAAATGACATATATGTCTTTTCTTATTGAGCTGAATCGAACTACTCGGATGATAACAACGAGTCGAGTATATCTCGAGCTCGAACTCTATTCGTTTACCACAATTAACGAGCCaagttcgagtcgagctcaatCGAGCTTTCGAGTTGCTCGTTCCATTTAACAGCTCCATTGGTCACCTTATTAAAGCTTCTCCGTTTTCATTATTATGTCACATGCATCAGCAATTTTTTGTAAGTTTGCTATGGACCAGTTAAGGTGAGCCGTTGCCCTTGGATATAGTGAGAGGTTCTTAATTAGTCCTTCGACGTATCATCATAGCCAGATCTTCACGGTGCGTGTGGAGGGGGTCGgaggagagaagaagaagaagaaaccaaGAGCGGAAATAGGTTGGGATTTTAGAAGCTGAAGTGTAGCAGTCACACTATACCTAACTCAGAAGTACTAGAAGAAACAGAAACAGCTCAGACTGGATTATGATAATAATTTCCGAAAAGCTAAGATGATAGAGATTCTGCTGATAAGCTTGCTAGGCTTTTAGAACATGTTGTCATATGGGAAGCTTCAAGGCATATTAGGAAGTAGGACTGTCAATGGGGCTGGGCCAgcccgagctcggctcgttcggCCCGACAGAAAGCCCGATGAGCCCGATCATTTAGTGAGCCGGTCTGAGCTTGAGCCTAAAAATTAGGCCCGAATTAAATGTGAGCTGAGCTTGGGCCTTATTAGGCTCAAACCCGATATAGGCCCGGCCctttaattacctatatatataatatttatattttgatattatgtatatttatatatccaaatatatttttactaaatactaaatatatatataaattacaaaacacaaaaatacatctaaagatTCTTTCATGAGatttcttgagagccaatattagtaatgcataactaaatctctaatttttcttattggttgagtaaatttttgtattggcatattattggttgatttttttttggtctacaaacacaaaaatcatcaagcatatttggatttaaatcacaagattataaaaaaagtttcaacttttaaagatgtattggcttatgatcgcatgttttattactatttttcatgcattttaaatggattaaatataaatattgttgaaaaaatttttggtttatatactttttaagaactattgtttgttcatgtttagttttaatattatagtcttgtaaatgttaacttagttttacaacttaatagttatagtaattatattaagaaaattaaggagtaataagtgagcttgggctaagCCCGATTAAGGCTCACAACCCGAATATTATGTGAGCTGAGTATGAGCTTCACATTTACGAATCCGAAACTCATAGCCCGAAGCccgaaaatgtttcaaattaaatgagctGAGCTTGAACTCATCAAAGCCCGGCTCATTAGGCCCGATTGACAGGCCTATTAGGAAGCATGATGTTACGTGCAGGAGGCTTTTTTATTGATGGGAAGTAATTTGCCCCAGATAGTCACGTCAATGCGTTGGTGCACACGGACTCGGGACACCTGCAACCGTCCCGGgcaattttgatcattatcaACTGCGCGTAACTTTCTTTGTACatcgtgtaacttttttttcacaggatgtattttcacaacagatagTGGTGGGCCCCACGCTTGACgcgaaaatcgagttacatggTATAATTTCAgccgcacaaaattttgagggcaAATCTTGGCCCTTAACCGTGCAGCGAGGTCAtactgatgaccgtccctgccccaaatccGGTGCACACATAATTAAGCTAGCTTAGAACAGTTGATGAAATTCCCAAATTAATGATGCCAATATTCTCACATAAAATTCTAAAGAAATTAGTTTTAACGAAGTAGAAGCAGTCGTAAAACTCTAAAGAAA
The Coffea arabica cultivar ET-39 chromosome 6c, Coffea Arabica ET-39 HiFi, whole genome shotgun sequence genome window above contains:
- the LOC113693766 gene encoding pectinesterase inhibitor 3; protein product: MALPFSFLLSLFVLLLSSTASKTPKDLVHASCAHASYPNICLRTLSSYSGQANSLRGLAQAAVKVSISRSHKASNFLARLKGHNKRERGALGDCIQQMSESVYELTKTLSELQNLRLGSEFKWHLSNAETWVSAALTYEDTCLDGFREIDAQVRSDVKRAITNVAKVTSNALYLINRLDGSRG